A window of Solanum stenotomum isolate F172 chromosome 3, ASM1918654v1, whole genome shotgun sequence contains these coding sequences:
- the LOC125859236 gene encoding uncharacterized protein LOC125859236: protein MNGIEVTDVIEKVLHKFKYLDFNIVKIPINEGKSVSQLDYARSIMLPRRVVRVGPAMKSVEEQELPNALEVKTQEEIKYADFREAIRMFSQVATYHVGQGDNRHEVVDTSRIRELLRMNPPSFTSSSVTENPENFTEELKRVFDVMQSSKEGKAAMLIRDIDLERFMIHLQQVEEDKLKDREEFKDKRAKIVGDEFRQQKNDANQSSLPQKQKGPAPLFASALAPENKDGYNRNSYSFRARLAYPQGSMCGQSGHFMQECPKNSQSSGNLGNRAQASSVASPDRMVPRGAISSTGGGANRLYAINSRQG from the exons ATGAATGGCATTGAAGTTACTGATGTGATTGAAAAGGTACTTCacaagttcaagtatttggatttcaatattgtcaagatTCCAATAAATGAAGGCAAAAGTGTCTCACAATTGGATTATGCTAGA AGTATCATGCTTCCACGAAGAGTAGTCAGAGTTGGTCCAGCTATGAAGAGtgttgaggaacaagagttaccgAATGCCCTAGAAGTGAAAACCCAAGAAGAGATAAAATATGCTGATTTTCGTGAAGCTATCCGGATGTTTAGTCAAGTTGCAACCTATCATGTTGGGCAGGGAGATAATCGACACGAAGTGgttgatacttcaaggatccgtGAACTCTTAAGGATGAACCCACCAAGCTTCACaagttcaagtgtcactgagaATCCGGAGAACTTCACTGAGGAACTTAAAAGGGTATTTGATGTGATGCAG TCAAGCAAGGAAGGCAAGGCAGCTATGCTGATAAGGGATATTGACTTAGAAAGATTTATGATCCATCTACAgcaagttgaggaggataagttgaaggatagagaagagtttaaggaTAAGAGGGCTAAGATAGTAGGGGACGAGTTCAGGCAGCAAAAGAATGATGCTAATCAGTCATCCCTCCCacagaaacagaagggacctgctccactATTTGCTAGTGCACTTGCACCTGAGAACAAAGATGGGTACAATAGAAATTCCTATAGTTTCAGGGCTAGACTTGCATATCCTCAAGGCAGTATG tgtggtcagagtgGACATTTCATGCaagagtgtccaaagaatagTCAAAGTAGTGGAAATCTAGGCAATAGGGCCcaagcttcatcagttgcttCCCCAGACAGGATGGTACCTAGAGGAGCTATTTCtagtactggcggaggagcaaaccgcctctatgcaatcaACAGTCGCCAAGGGTAA
- the LOC125859237 gene encoding putative F-box protein At1g49610, with protein sequence MLRNSKKRKVKLRKSKKQKVTEEEAPINKLPDAVLVKILSLLPTEEAFRTCVISKKWQTLSTLIYSFNFNCSEYREREDLSFIHNALEHSRSSKIEKFELDLTECMDLCQLDYNLKFDFDFLVNRCCRFAVKRNVENLVLGLYSPEECPLPESLYTCSSLITLDVTLCCGFINDAVISWNSLKSITLGYVVFTDEDMVKLLSGCPSLETMELYRYDGFRRVEINSSTLKTLKLIDYGIPGVGYELDGVSGVRDELEIIAPYLQNLEISGDFLDVKCKLVDVSSLVNAKINYNNKCINHIPNVNEEHNCRDYHQVLYSLIQENLQKLCYATELTIGNWFTQVMCMLQFKRIPVSDFYCKYLTLQLHMKKFNLYGVAGFLRASPHVETLNIDMQTMELDVICNYVDNSRCNSELRDLAKGDNMDLQNCVSSLEFHNLKNVKIVISSKLCLKYHVKWGFKKLFKLSKFLLINASVLEKFIIISKRSRCETCSGNCLSKYLFLLAFKLLDCPRSSTNSVIIFQE encoded by the exons atgttgAGAAATTCGAAGAAGCGAAAGGTGAAATTGAGAAAATCGAAGAAGCAAAAGGTAACAGAGGAAGAAGCACCAATCAATAAGTTGCCAGATGCAGTCCTCGTAAAAATTCTCTCACTTCTGCCAACAGAGGAAGCATTCAGAACTTGTGTTATCTCTAAAAAGTGGCAAACTCTCTCAACTTTAATTTATAGCTTCAATTTCAATTGTTCAGAATACCGGGAAAGAGAAGATTTATCATTTATTCATAATGCATTAGAACATTCCCGCTCTTCCAAAATCGAAAAGTTTGAACTCGACTTAACTGAATGCATGGACTTGTGTCAATTAGACtacaatttgaagtttgattttgatttcctAGTCAATCGTTGTTGTAGATTTGCTGTTAAGAGAAATGTGGAAAATCTTGTATTGGGTTTATATAGTCCTGAAGAGTGCCCATTGCCTGAATCTCTCTACACCTGTTCGTCATTGATAACTTTAGATGTTACGCTATGTTGTGGCTTTATTAATGATGCGGTCATTTCGTGGAACTCTCTAAAGAGCATAACATTGGGGTATGTGGTGTTTACCGATGAGGACATGGTGAAATTACTGTCAGGCTGTCCTTCATTGGAAACAATGGAATTATATAGGTATGACGGTTTCCGTCGCGTGGAAATtaattcatcaacattaaaGACACTGAAGCTGATAGATTATGGGATTCCTGGAGTTGGATATGAATTAGATGGGGTTTCTGGAGTTAGAGATGAATTAGAAATTATTGCCCCGTATCTTCAGAATTTGGAAATATCAGGAGATTTTCTTGATGTCAAGTGTAAACTTGTTGATGTCTCTTCTCTAGTTAATGCTAAGATTAATTACAACAATAAATGTATCAATCACATCCCAAATGTTAATGAAGAACACAACTGCCGTGACTATCATCAAGTATTATATTCCCTCATCCAAGAAAATCTTCAAAAGTTATGTTATGCAACTGAGCTAACAATTGGAAATTGGTTCACACAG GTCATGTGCATGTTGCAGTTCAAACGGATTCCCGTTTCAGATTTTTACTGCAAATATCTAACCCTGCAGTTGCATATGAAAAAGTTTAATTTGTATGGAGTAGCTGGTTTTTTGAGAGCCTCGCCTCATGTGGAAACACTCAACATAGACATGCAAACTATGGAG TTAGATGTTATTTGCAACTATGTTGACAATTCACGCTGCAACTCTGAGTTACGTGATTTGGCCAAAGGAGATAATATGGATTTGCAGAATTGTGTTTCAAGCCTTGAGTTTCACAACCTCAAGAATGTTAAGATTGTCATCTCATCGAAGCTATGCTTGAAGTATCATGTCAAATGGGGCTTTAAGAAGCTattcaaactttcaaaatttctgTTAATCAATGCATCCGTTTTGGAGAAGTTCATTATCATATCAAAGAGAAGCAGGTGTGAGACATGTTCAGGGAACTGTCTAtccaaatatttatttctattggCTTTCAAATTGTTAGATTGTCCAAGATCGTCCACCAATTCTGTGATTATATTCCAGGAGTGA
- the LOC125859238 gene encoding F-box/LRR-repeat protein At5g02910-like has product MTNLKKQKVTEEEAPQGISKLPDLLLLQILSLLPTKDAFRTCLVSPTWRRLPTLIDSSNFTCSTDREREDFSFIQNALAHSLSSKIIKFKIDLTDLSLSDCGFRPEYETLISRCFSFAVEREVENVLLWSQYSNGCTLSESLCTCSSLITLDVKHCGFNNAVISWNSIKSIKLGHLMLTDDEMVKLLSGCPALETMELYSYTGFHCLEINSLKLKTLTLKDYVQSDGNGDDLEILAPYIQHLEISGEDLKCRLVDASSVVNAKLIYSFACIKGIPSTYVEDCCCDYRQVVHTLIQDNLQKLCYATDLTIGTWFTQVMCTLQFKGLLISELNCKYLTLMLHMTTFNMYGVAGLLRVSPHVETISIELEYTLLDDFPIYNSCCNFELLDLAKEDNMDLLSGVSSVEFHNLKKVKIAISSDACWKDHVKRGFEKVTKLSEYLLLNAPVLENFVIIISKRRRCETCSMNCLSQHLSLLDDKLLGCPRSSTNATINFQE; this is encoded by the exons ATGACAAATCTGAAGAAGCAAAAGGTAACAGAGGAAGAAGCACCACAAGGAATCAGTAAGTTGCCGGATCTACTCCTCCTTCAAATTCTCTCACTTCTCCCAACAAAGGATGCATTCAGAACTTGTCTAGTTTCTCCAACGTGGCGGCGTCTCCCAACTTTAATTGATAGCTCCAATTTCACTTGTTCAACTGACCGGGAAAGAGAAGATTTCTCCTTTATTCAAAATGCATTAGCACATTCCCTCTCTTCCAAAATTATAAAGTTCAAAATCGACTTAACTGACTTGAGTCTATCAGACTGCGGTTTCAGGCCTGAGTATGAAACCCTAATCAGTCGTTGTTTTAGTTTTGCTGTTGAAAGAGAAGTGGAAAATGTTTTGTTGTGGTCTCAGTATAGTAATGGGTGCACATTGTCTGAATCTCTCTGCACATGTTCGTCCTTGATAACTTTAGATGTTAAACATTGTGGCTTTAATAACGCGGTCATATCGTGGAACTCTATAAAGAGTATAAAGTTGGGGCATTTGATGCTAACCGATGATGAAATGGTGAAATTATTGTCAGGCTGTCCTGCATTGGAAACAATGGAATTATATAGCTATACTGGTTTCCATTGCTTGGAAATTAATTCCCTAAAATTGAAGACACTTACGTTGAAAGATTATGTTCAGAGTGATGGAAATGGAGATGACTTAGAAATTCTTGCCCCGTATATTCAGCATTTGGAAATATCAGGAGAAGATCTCAAGTGTAGGCTTGTTGATGCATCTTCGGTAGTGAATGCTAAGCTCATTTACAGCTTTGCCTGTATCAAAGGCATTCCAAGTACTTATGTGGAAGACTGCTGCTGTGACTATCGTCAAGTAGTACATACCCTCATCCAAGATAATCTTCAAAAGTTATGTTATGCAACTGATCTAACAATTGGAACTTGGTTCACACAG GTCATGTGCACATTACAGTTCAAAGGGTTGCTTATTTCAGAATTGAATTGCAAATATTTAACGCTAATGTTGCATATGACAACGTTTAATATGTACGGAGTAGCTGGTCTTTTGAGAGTCTCGCCACATGTGGAAACAATCAGCATAGAATTGGAATATACGCTG TTAGATGATTTCCCGATCTACAATTCCTGCTGCAACTTTGAGTTACTTGATTTGGCCAAAGAAGATAATATGGATTTGCTTAGTGGGGTTTCAAGCGTTGAGTTTCACAACCTCAAGAAGGTTAAGATTGCCATCTCCTCAGATGCGTGCTGGAAAGATCATGTCAAAAGGGGCTTTGAAAAGGTTACCAAACTTTCAGAATATCTGTTATTGAATGCACCGGTTTTGGAGAATTTCGTCATTATCATATCAAAGAGAAGAAGGTGTGAGACATGTTCAATGAACTGTCTATCCCAACATTTATCTCTATTGGATGACAAATTGTTAGGTTGTCCAAGATCGTCCACCAATGCTACGATTAACTTCCAGGAGTGA